Genomic DNA from Ruminococcus sp. OA3:
AATATGACGTGACGCTGAGCCTCGGCGACGCCTGCCGGCCTGGCAGCATTGAGGATGCAGGTGATGTATCCCAGATTGAAGAACTTGTAACACTGGGCGAACTGACGACCCGGGCATGGGAAAAAGATGTTCAGGTGATCATCGAAGGACCGGGACACATGCCGCTCAACCAGATCCAGGCGAATATGGAAATCCAGCAGACGATCTGCAAGGGTGCACCATTCTATGTACTTGGGCCGCTCGTGACGGATGTAGCGCCGGGATATGACCATATCACTGCTGCAATCGGAGGGGCGATCGCAGCGACTTATGGAGCATCCTTCCTTTGTTATGTGACGCCTGCAGAGCATTTGCGCCTGCCTACGGTGGAAGATGTGAAAGAAGGGATCATCGCGTCTAAAATTGCAGCACATGCGGCGGATATTGCAAAAGGAATTAAAGGGGCCAGCGACTGGGATCATGATATGAGCGAGGCCAGAAGAGAGCTGGACTGGGAGCGCCAGTTTGAATTGGCAATGGATGGAGAAAAAGCCAGAAGATACCGTGCGGAGTCTACTCCTGAACGAGAAGATACCTGTACAATGTGCGGAAAAATGTGTGCAGTGCGCAATATCAATAAAATTTTACGCGGCGAGGATGTAGATATTATGGATTGATGCCGGAGGACGAATTTCATATGTTTTAGAGTTAACATTATTATTAAAATGTGTTTGAAAATGGCAAACTAAAAACTGCAGAACTCCACATAATAAAAATGTCACCTATTCTATTATGGCCGTAAAGAAAGGAGTTCTGTTTATGGAAGGAAGCGAATGTCTTGCGATAACCAGTATTCCCATGCAGAAATGGGGAGAAGTCTATCGGTTTTGTGAAGCTTTAAGAGAGGGAACGATTTTCCCCGCCCTGAATCTTCCGTTTTATGTGGCGGAGTCCGTGACAAATCCGGCGAAACAGCAGGAAGATTGCCAGGAAGTCGATCCGAGGCAGGCTGACCGGGAAACACTGATGACAAAAATCAGCGAGGTCAGCTTTGCGCTGAATGACCTGACTCTGTATCTGGATACACACTGTGAAGACAGTCAGGCGATACAACTGTTTGCAGAATGTGCTGCGCTGCGCGCTGATCTTCTGAAGATCTTCAGTGAACGGTTCTATCCGCTGACGCAGGCATGCCTTGCGAACTGCAGCTGCGAAAAAGAGTGTGAATCGGCGAACGGGATGGCCTTTTCATGGGAATGTGGCCCGGCACCGTGGGAAGGAGCGTGTATCTAATGTGGAATTATGAAAAAAGACTGCAGTTTCCCGTAAAGATTACAAAAACATGTCCGAAGACAGCACAGATGATCATCAGTCAGTACGGCGGACCGGACGGTGAGTTGTCTGCCTCGATGAGGTATCTTGCACAGCGCTATACCATGCCGGTAAAAGCGGTAGGAGGCCTTCTGACAGATATAGGAACGGAGGAGCTCGCCCACATGGAGATCATATGCGCCATGGTGTATCAGCTGACACGGGATGTTACAATCGAAGATGCCAAGACAGCGGGATTTGATGCATATTATATTGATCACACAAAGGCACTGTGGCCGCAGGCAGCGGCGGGAGTTCCATTTACAGCATTAGAATTTCAGTCGAAAGGCGATGCCATAGCAGACCTGACCGAGGATCTGGCAGCGGAACAGAAAGCCAGGACTGTGTACGATAACCTGCTCAGAATGATTACTGATCCCGAAGTGAGAGAGCCGCTTAAGTTTCTGAGAGCCAGGGAGATCGTTCATTTCCAACGGTTCGGAGAGGCGCTTGAGAATACCAAAGCTCATCTGGACAGTACGAATTATTATTATTTTAACCCTGAATTCGATAAACAATTCCTGAAGAAGTAGACCAGGACAGGACACCGGAAAGTATCTGATATTTTTGGGTGTCCTGTTTTGCTACATATAAATATTTTACAAGAATTTTGTTGAATCCTGTCACAGTGGATGGCACTCTATAGTATATCAGTGCAGTAAATACAGATAAGGCAACCTTCGTTAAAGGAGAGAATAGCATGACAGAAGAAGACTTTTTGGAAATGCTGGAAGAAATATCAGCAGAACTTCCGCCTGAGTTTTTTCAGGAGCTTAACGGAGGGATCATTATGCGTTCAGAAGCGAAACGTCATCCTGAGAGTACGGTTCCTCCGCTTTGGATCATGGGAGAATACTCACACGGGTCTCCACTTGGGCGTTACATTAACATCTACTATGGCTCTTTTCGCAATGTGTATGGGAACCTTGACAGGCAGGCGCTGAAAAAGAAAATTCGCCATACGGTGCTGCATGAGTTCAGGCACCATCTCGAATCTCTTGCGGGCGAGAAGGATCTGGAGATCGAGGACGCAGTTCATCTGTACCGTTATAAATATAAGGAGAGGCAGTAGAAAAGTCGCACAAACCTAATGTTTATGCGGCTTTTCTGTGTAGTTGCTATTTTTTGTTACTTTTTAAATAATGTTTTTCGGCCAGATTCAAGAGAGAATACAGTCCCATTGCTATGACACACAGGATAATGATTGACATGATAACCCAGTCGAGTTTAAAGAGGTATGCAGGCATTCTGAAAAGTACGGCATAAAAGATGTAAAAAGGGTCATGCAGTCAGGCATATGATGTAAAAAGACGGTTTAAGTGGCAGGTGTGTATGAAGAAAAAGGAAAACAGAGAAAATGTAATATCTCTCAGAAAACAGCTGGAAACGCAGATCATGCTTAAGATGATAAAACGTCTGGAATGGCAGAGGCTGATCACGCCGGGGGAAATGCTGAGACTGAATTCACAGATACGGGAGGACGGTCAACAGTGATGCTTCGGGCTGTGATCTATGCACGCTGCAGTACAGAGGAGGAGAGTCAAAAGCACGCGCTTCTGAAACAGGTGTCGGAGGCTGAAGAGTGTGTATGCAGGATGGGATGGGAACTTATGGACACTTATGTGGAAAGCCGTTCCGGAACCAGTACAAAAGGCAGAACTGAATATAAACGTCTTTTTGAAGAATTATCTGAAAATAAGTTTGATATCATTGTGATTAAATCGCAGGACCGGCTGGTGCGGAATACCAGGGACTGGTATCTCTTTGTCGACCGGATGGTGAAAGCAGGGAAGCAGCTGTATATGTATATGGAACAGAAGTTTTACTCTGCAGATGATGCCCTGATCACTGGTATAAAAGCCATTCTTGCGGAAGAGTACAGCCGTGAATTAAGTAAAAAGATCAATAATGCACATTATCACCGTCAAAAAAACGGGGGTGCGATAATATTGACCTCAAATACCTACGGTTATCGCAGAATGCCGGATAAGAGCATCGCAGTGATAGAAGAGGAAGCACAGATCAAGCGCAGAATGTATGAATTGTGTGCTGCCGGTTATGGAGGCAGAGCTATATCTGCGATCCTCGCAGACGAAGGTGTTCGGAACAGAAAGGGAAATCCATTTTCTGATGCAGACATTTTGAGGATGATAAAAAATCCTCTCAACAAAGGAACTGTAGTCATGAATCGGAAACACTATGATTTTGATCTGAAAAAGACAGTTACCGTACCAGTTAAGGAACAATATGTCTATGAAAATAAGGTTCCTGCAATTGTTTCGGAGGAACTGTGGGAACAGGCAAATCTGGAAATTTTAAAAAGAAAACAGGCAGCCAATGGAAGCGGGTCGTGTAGTGAGGGGAGAAACCAGGGAAAATCACCGCTGAGCAAAAAGCTATATTGTGGTTTGTGCAGAAGTCCGTATTACCGGTGTGCAAAAAGGCGCGGGCGAGATGAAGATAAGATATATGAGTGGAAATGCAGACGCTATCTGGAAAGGGGCAGACATTCAGATCAGAGACCTGAAAATCAACAGGGATGTGACAATGTTCATCTGGATGAAGAGAAACTGCTCAGTATATTGGGAAGGTACTGCATGAAAGAATACAATCTGGATAAGAAACCGGTTATTCAAAAACTTCAAAAACTGCTGGAACAGGTTCTGAGGGATGTGGATACACAGGCAATGGCAGATCAGGAAAAGCAAAAGAGACTTAATGTGGAACAGCAGATGCTGCAGATAACCGATAAGCTGCTCGAAGGGGTTTTATCTGATGCCGCTTATCAGATGAAGCAGAGAGAACTGGAAGAAAAACTGAGAGAAATACAGAATAGAATCATCAGACTGGATAGAGAACAAAAAATGTATGCTGCAGAG
This window encodes:
- a CDS encoding metallopeptidase family protein, with the translated sequence MTEEDFLEMLEEISAELPPEFFQELNGGIIMRSEAKRHPESTVPPLWIMGEYSHGSPLGRYINIYYGSFRNVYGNLDRQALKKKIRHTVLHEFRHHLESLAGEKDLEIEDAVHLYRYKYKERQ
- a CDS encoding recombinase family protein, which translates into the protein MLRAVIYARCSTEEESQKHALLKQVSEAEECVCRMGWELMDTYVESRSGTSTKGRTEYKRLFEELSENKFDIIVIKSQDRLVRNTRDWYLFVDRMVKAGKQLYMYMEQKFYSADDALITGIKAILAEEYSRELSKKINNAHYHRQKNGGAIILTSNTYGYRRMPDKSIAVIEEEAQIKRRMYELCAAGYGGRAISAILADEGVRNRKGNPFSDADILRMIKNPLNKGTVVMNRKHYDFDLKKTVTVPVKEQYVYENKVPAIVSEELWEQANLEILKRKQAANGSGSCSEGRNQGKSPLSKKLYCGLCRSPYYRCAKRRGRDEDKIYEWKCRRYLERGRHSDQRPENQQGCDNVHLDEEKLLSILGRYCMKEYNLDKKPVIQKLQKLLEQVLRDVDTQAMADQEKQKRLNVEQQMLQITDKLLEGVLSDAAYQMKQRELEEKLREIQNRIIRLDREQKMYAAEGNRISRIENILSADSRFERAAAEAMMEFIDQIYVYPEHMEIISGDASRRLNYGVLFDYPGQKRLEREEVIRMMKENPNITVKQLAEKLGLSVSGAGYRIRILKEEGRVKYRKTGNRGKWETD
- the thiC gene encoding phosphomethylpyrimidine synthase ThiC encodes the protein MNDTTQMNAARNGIITDAMKGVAEYERMDAELIRELTAKGQIAIPANKNHTCLKPYGIGNMLRTKINVNLGTSKDCLDMDVELEKVMEAVKMGAESIMDLSSFGDTRKFRRKLTAECPAIIGTVPIYDAVVYYNKALREITSDEWIDIVRMHAEDGVDFMTIHCGINRATAERFKKSKRHTNIVSRGGSIIFAWMELTGNENPFFERFDELLEICRQYDVTLSLGDACRPGSIEDAGDVSQIEELVTLGELTTRAWEKDVQVIIEGPGHMPLNQIQANMEIQQTICKGAPFYVLGPLVTDVAPGYDHITAAIGGAIAATYGASFLCYVTPAEHLRLPTVEDVKEGIIASKIAAHAADIAKGIKGASDWDHDMSEARRELDWERQFELAMDGEKARRYRAESTPEREDTCTMCGKMCAVRNINKILRGEDVDIMD
- a CDS encoding manganese catalase family protein, giving the protein MWNYEKRLQFPVKITKTCPKTAQMIISQYGGPDGELSASMRYLAQRYTMPVKAVGGLLTDIGTEELAHMEIICAMVYQLTRDVTIEDAKTAGFDAYYIDHTKALWPQAAAGVPFTALEFQSKGDAIADLTEDLAAEQKARTVYDNLLRMITDPEVREPLKFLRAREIVHFQRFGEALENTKAHLDSTNYYYFNPEFDKQFLKK
- a CDS encoding spore coat protein CotJB, which translates into the protein MEGSECLAITSIPMQKWGEVYRFCEALREGTIFPALNLPFYVAESVTNPAKQQEDCQEVDPRQADRETLMTKISEVSFALNDLTLYLDTHCEDSQAIQLFAECAALRADLLKIFSERFYPLTQACLANCSCEKECESANGMAFSWECGPAPWEGACI